Genomic segment of Hippocampus zosterae strain Florida chromosome 12, ASM2543408v3, whole genome shotgun sequence:
ttggaagcggCTTCAACTAATATGTTTGTTGTCCAACAGCGTGATGAGGCTAAAGTGAGTACGAATAACAAGTTCTTGAGGATATTAGTTGAGCGTCTCTTTTTCAAAGGGTGGTGATACTTAAATTAAATCACCCGTTGCTGAAGTAACTCccgttctcctcttcctcctcctcatcatcatccaatttctcctccttcctcctctccaAGGGCCACATAAATATGGGTCGGCAGTCCTAGCTGAGGGGGTTccctcatacacacacatctgGACAGCAGCTTGCACCATGCGCCTTTTTGCTGTCTTGTGGACGCTGAGCTTGCTTCTCAAAGAAGCGCACCCATGGGGCTACAGGAACGGCATATTTCACAACTCCATATGGCTGggtaaatatgttttgttttgtttgtgttttgttttttgtttttgttaaaaactTTGAAAAGAACGTGAAGAAACTTTGTCGGGGTTCCATTGCACTGTTAACTCTATGGCCCTGTTTCTGTATTATTTGTCAATTATATTTAACCACGTAAACAGGAAAAATATTAAAAGCTATGTTCCCAAACAGTTAAAACCACAATAATGAACTTCAGTTAGTCAACTAAATTGCTATTTCATAGTTTCAATCAGAAATGAccattattatctttgtaaagatgtgttttttttttctttaatacaGATCTTATACTGTGCAGGTGCACCGAATGTTCTGGCCTTTGACGTTTTTAGCTTTTGTTGCCAAGCATGAGAGCCTATCTTCAAAGCGACACTTAACTGCATGATTGGAAGTAACTAGTAAAATGGTGGCGCCGTCTGTGCCAGTCTGTGACCTCATGCAAGGTAATTCCGGAATGactaaacaaagaaaaaaaaatgtctgactaACAGCTACAGTCTTAATGTTAGGTGATACGTCGCTGACGGTGGCCAATATTATGCTAGCTTATCGTAAGCAGCATGTCTTGTAGTCATGCATGCGTGAAGCCAAAACAGAATCAGACTCCCCTTGGAGAAGGCCACACAGAGCAAGAgaccatttcttttttctttcttcgatATGTTATTTATCTGTCAGAAAGGAGGAATTGAACTTCCAAGCTGGTGCTTTTAATAATCCTGTTCCTGAATGCTCTCAGTTcaacttgtcatttttttctagaCAAGTTCATCGAAAGCTCCAAATTGTCTTACGCCTTAAGTTATAGTTGTCGAAAGCCAGGGGCGTAGCCATAAATTTTTCAGCGGGGTGGTCAGCTTGACCCAACAGCTCAGTGAGGGGTGGCCAGGGATGGCCGTGCATGCGTCCATCATTCTTGATCACCAACCACAGTCAGGTTTTCCTAAAACGGAAAAATATCCAACACATTCATAATCAAGCAGATAGAAAtctaaagtcaacatttttctcGCTAACAGCCCATCGGACGGCTGACGCCATTCTGCTCACCACAATCAACAGCTCACTCATTCAAACCATATCTAAAAAGCATAACGGTAGAAAAGTCTTTGTTCTTTGCAattcaaaatgttgctttttaacTAGGTTTCTTGCTGCTTGTATGATGAGCGTCTGTGCAAGAttggtacatccatccatccattttcaatgtcACTAGCTACGGTTATCAGAATagtactgtgaaaaaaaatggaaaaacgtCCATCCATCTAATACTTATACCGCTTTTTCTCACGAGGGTCAAGggcacgctggagcctatcccagccgtcttcgggcaggaggcggcatacaccctgaactggttgccaggcaatcaatGCAAGGCACACAAAgataaacaaacattcacactcacaatcacagttAGGGTCAATATGGAGTGTTCGCTTAACCtatcttgcatgtttttggaatgtgggaggaaactggagaacccaaagaaaactcacacaggcactgggagaacttgcaaacaaaccagatttgaaccctggacctctgtactCCGAGGCAGACATGCCTACCAGTAAATTTTAcggtacacacacactttttgtttttggtacaGATAATCATAttgcaaaatatattgcaatTATTTGTGCAGTAAGTAATAGGGATGCTGTGATCGATCGGCCACCAATTGTGATTTTTGTGGAGAAGTATGTAAAGTGATTCCTGACCAGGGCCTTTTATGGCTGATTGAGCGATCAACATAAGTTCTTTACTGGGGAGTTATTCTTAACCAATTTGCACTCGAACTATTTACagtattcacaaaaaaattgtttaatgTTCTATGACAAAGAAATCTACACCATGCACGTCACTGTCGACAATGCCACCTGCTAATTTTTCTTCTACAAATTACATTGCTAATACATTAATaatcataacaaaaataataataatagtaatattaAACCCCAATGtgctacagaaaaaaatagggcagatccagaaaaaaaatgtagaaaagttgattttttaaattttgtaaaAATTTGTTGAGCAGTGTAATTAATAATAGCCATCTAGTGAAGACACCGATCATGTAAATTACTCAGGATAGTCAATGATTTAACAAGGTAGGAAACAGCATATCAATAAGCAACGCGTAGTTTGTATAAATCTCTGGAAGTGGTTACATTTGCAAATGGTCACTCCAGGAACTTGTCTTAATGTCGGGCTATTCATGTTCTCCTCGGAGCTGGTGACCTCTTCTCTAAATTGTCATTGACGTTGACAAAAACACACCCATTACTTGCCTTATTTTGCTTATATACAGGTATCGAGTGCAGTTACATCTATTATCTAGCGAGTGTGGCTTGGGTGTgccaatttattttattgaccTGTAGGGCAATGATTGAGTCCTGACCTCTCCCGTGCCACCATTTTGTTGATCTGCGCTTGCTTGCTTGAGGAAATCTTCTGTTAGGGTATGAATTAATGACGTCACATTACGTTTTCAGCTGCGGTGATCTTTCTTTTGACAGAACAAGCAGCTGGAGTGTACCACCGGGAGTCCCGCAATGGGAGGTATCAGTTGACGTACAAAGAGGCCAAAGCCATGTGCAAGTACGAGGGAGGAAGGATGGCCACTTATGACGAGCTGGAGGCCGCTCGACAAATAGGTCTGGAAAACATGTCCACCCAAATCGGGAATTCATCTTTGTTTAGATTCTAACTCTAATTTACCTCCAATTAGATGCGTCACCATCATGGAGAAGAATTTGTTCATCCTAAGTGGGAAATAACTATTTCATCCCCTGCTGAATTTGCTCAccgcaaaaaaaatgaacgatACCACCTTTCTGACAGATGTTTAGTCAATAAGCAACCGTAACAATTATTTCCTCCACTGTATACTGCAATTTATTGTGGGCTGGAGGTTAAAATAATGCTTGAAACATTCATTTCCATGGGACACTTTGGTTGCTGTTGAATGACGTCCCCGGTGTATTGTAAAAGGGTGTTAACACCATCTTGGTTGGGTGACATCACTGCACTCATGGCACTGGGACTGAGTCCAGCCTCTTTTCTCTCAGGGGTCACAACCTCTCCCAACTAATCACCTGTGAGCAACTCCAGGAGACTTTCCCCTTCAGCAATCTAAGCGGGAGGTCTCCAATTTATCAGGCCTGTTTTGGCATTGGTCTGCTTTTTGTAAGAGCAACACTTGACCCCACCAGTAAGAGAAACCAGAACAAGCAAACCCACCCAAAAAGTCTCATGATGGTCATTAGGAGGCTTTGTTCATGTCAACGGGGGTGTGGCGAAGGAGATGGTGGGCTGTTGCACGGAGGAAAGAATAACGCAATTGACGCATCGGAATTTTTCTTGTTCAGGTTTCCATGTGTGCGCTGCAGGATGGTTTGATTATGGGCGCGTTGGCTACCCCATCGTAAAAGCTGGTGCTAAATGCGGCTTTGGAAAGGTGGGCATCATTGACTACGGCTACAGGATCAACAAAAGCGAGAGATGGGACGTGTACTGCTACAACCCAACCAGTGAGTAGGTTGCTTGAGTTATTGATGCTACCAACAGTGGGCAGTTGAAATCACCTGCTGTCGGACTGAGCAAAAGAAGCTGATTTAGGGGGTTTTCGGAGGGGTTGCATATTCTACTTTCATTTCTTTCAGTTAGGCTTCCACCCATAGTCAACAACCTTGATTTAGGACCATAAATTGCTGTTTAAGTAACGTACATGTTTAGCGAAAACATGTATGTTAGTTTTGTTCGACTATATTGCAAAAGTGGAGTTTGAGTCATATCACTTGACAAGTCAGATTAACAgcggtagaaaaaaaatcttgctccCTTcctgattttgcttttttttttttgcatgttggtCACATGTAAATATTTCTCCCTGTAAAACTAATTTAAATGTTAGCCGAAGACAACACAAGTAAACACAAAATTCAAAACTAATAACCGCTTGGGAAACCCTCAGCAGCAACAACCAAAATCAagggttttattttgaatgagtctttcacatctcTGTGGAGATAGTTTGGCCCGCTCATCGTTGAACATAAGATCTGGCCTGCCTCATCATCATCTATTCTCATTTGTCATAAATaagagatattgtaagcatttcctTGTTATCAATCCCCCTTTTAGAGTAACTTAAAAATAGTTTGAGTCAGTTTgagtatacagtgtgtgtgtgtgtatatatatatatatatatatatatatacacacacacacacacacacacacacacacacacgcttttaAAACCTGCATCTTGCACTAAATCAGATGAAAGCTCAAAATCCAGCATTGTGTTGAAATCATCTCGCATTATTGAGCAAGTGAAGCTTTGTCATGGTTCCCAAGTGTGTAGGTGACGGCGGTGActgtgatgatgataatgatgattatgatgatggtGGCGGTTGGGAGTAACCACACTTAAAGACCAGTCATCCAGTCTGAAGCTCTGCCGACCACCAATGCTCCATGTCAAACACGAGTGACGACATAAAGGAGCTTAATCACTCCAGGATGGGACGACAGAGTCTGGAACGGAAACCTCAATCTGGTTTCCTCCCTGTGACTTATCGCTCCTACCTTCAGGCTAAACCTGGATGACGTGACAGCATCCATGAATAAGATGTCGACAGAGGGGCGTTCAAAGTAGTCATGACTGTCGACCATCTGCCTGTCTTGAGGATTTGTCATGAAAATGCTCAAGAGAAGAAAGGATCAAGCAATTTTTGGACTTCCTTATAATTTGCCCAAGACACTATATGACACATGTAAGGctgaaaaatgaattgaatcTAAATCGACATTGCAATGTACTAGAATGCAGTCTTCAATTCACAAAGAgcacaaaaggagaaaaaaaaatgcttcatacCACTCGGTGGTTGTTTTACATCTGCTTTGAGCTGGTCAACGTTGAGTCTACTttcagccaccaaattgtcaggtcaTGCGGGGGCTTGTAAAACAGTACATCAAAAATGTTACCATTACAAAGTTATGACATTCATAGCATACATGCCATATGTGGTTTAGGCAAGGCAAGGGAGTTTTAGTCATGCAGCATATTTAAGACACAACTCAATGTGGTTCACACAACCAAAA
This window contains:
- the tnfaip6 gene encoding tumor necrosis factor-inducible gene 6 protein isoform X1, which encodes MRLFAVLWTLSLLLKEAHPWGYRNGIFHNSIWLEQAAGVYHRESRNGRYQLTYKEAKAMCKYEGGRMATYDELEAARQIGFHVCAAGWFDYGRVGYPIVKAGAKCGFGKVGIIDYGYRINKSERWDVYCYNPTTKECGGVLTDQQRFIQSPGFPDKYQDDQICYWHIRVRFGQKILLHFVEFDVEDDTACLADYLEVYDSYDDVSGFAGRFCGDYLPEDIISTGNVMTLKFLSDASVTAGGFQLQYFAMNASALSQNYTDYFH